The nucleotide sequence TATGGGATTAAGTTTGATTCTATGACTACAGACATCTATTACATTGAGAGAATAGAATCTGCCATCTCCTTTGATATAACGAGGTCCTACAAGATCAACTTGATGAAGAGTATTTATCTCCAAAGGCATTACTATTTTTGGATAGCTTTTGTCTTTGGGTTCATAAGGCTTTTTCTTAAAGACAAGGTTGTTTCTTCTAAGAGCCTATCCGAAAAGTCCAGCAGCTCTGAAGGTAATCCAGGCACAAGCAAAATGAAGCATTGCTATGTAATTTTCTACCTTCTTTTCCCAGCGGATTAGCAACCGTCTAAAGCGGTTTAA is from bacterium and encodes:
- a CDS encoding IS5/IS1182 family transposase — its product is LNRFRRLLIRWEKKVENYIAMLHFACAWITFRAAGLFG